The following coding sequences lie in one Candidatus Aminicenantes bacterium genomic window:
- a CDS encoding phosphatase PAP2 family protein, with amino-acid sequence MIGANCGKPIQPIKKLLAVILAGIIFSAMARADEPQKQDGEGEKDRPVHISPFSEIGTNALAVFSGSNGLIHLSAVGGTFLIVQSGLDTGVHNFFARNTFFDRLSRFGVSGGVIVPVALGGGLLCSGLLGGSSEWLAAGSAVLQSSLFALCYTDSLKALTGRVPPEPMLYADNAASTRFRFGFLRGGVFWGWPSGHLMVNTAAVTSLLYFYKDKTLLNIAGCAYLGYLFLSVAAHHQNSMHWFSEEVAGVMMGFAIGSTVGKNFRRLRERKKEKAAAWNIQLGPQLFALSVHIRL; translated from the coding sequence ATGATCGGGGCGAACTGCGGCAAGCCGATTCAACCGATCAAAAAATTGCTGGCCGTCATTTTGGCCGGCATTATTTTTTCGGCCATGGCGCGGGCTGACGAACCTCAAAAACAGGATGGAGAGGGGGAGAAAGACCGACCCGTGCACATCTCGCCCTTTTCGGAAATCGGCACGAATGCCCTGGCCGTTTTTTCCGGATCGAACGGCCTCATCCATCTTTCCGCCGTCGGCGGGACTTTCCTGATCGTCCAGAGCGGCCTGGATACCGGAGTACACAATTTTTTTGCCCGCAACACCTTTTTCGACCGCTTATCCCGGTTCGGCGTCTCGGGCGGCGTCATCGTCCCCGTCGCCCTGGGCGGAGGATTGCTTTGCTCCGGCTTGCTTGGCGGATCATCCGAGTGGCTTGCCGCCGGCAGCGCCGTCCTGCAGTCTTCGCTCTTCGCTCTTTGCTATACGGACTCGCTGAAGGCCTTGACCGGCCGCGTCCCGCCCGAGCCGATGCTCTACGCTGACAACGCCGCCAGCACCCGCTTCCGCTTCGGATTTCTGCGCGGCGGCGTTTTCTGGGGCTGGCCCTCGGGCCACCTGATGGTCAACACCGCCGCCGTCACCAGCCTGCTCTACTTCTACAAAGATAAAACGCTGCTGAACATCGCCGGCTGCGCCTACCTCGGCTACCTTTTTCTCAGCGTCGCCGCCCACCACCAGAACTCGATGCACTGGTTTTCCGAGGAAGTGGCCGGCGTCATGATGGGATTTGCCATCGGCTCGACGGTGGGAAAAAATTTCCGCCGGCTGAGGGAAAGAAAGAAGGAAAAGGCTGCCGCATGGAATATCCAGCTCGGCCCTCAGCTTTTTGCCCTCAGCGTGCACATCAGGCTATAG